Proteins from a genomic interval of Salvelinus alpinus chromosome 7, SLU_Salpinus.1, whole genome shotgun sequence:
- the LOC139580917 gene encoding ankyrin repeat domain-containing protein 1-like has translation MMMGILRVQELVSGKESGDVQYSEGEYETSINQEKQEDLRSHKDSLADTDAPVNLNVDKFDHLWLETIDDLQIMLQLRKSRKRARRVQVCKPPPAPETVPYYVDEVDFFKACEENKLPLIERYLEKSGDVNACDNFRRTGLHRACTQGHVDVVKRLLEAGALIENKDKLDTTAVHCACRGGSMLVLEVLLNHDGSFSARDKLRSTPLHVAVRTGHYECAEHLVHCGADINAKDREGDTPMHDAVRLNRFKIIQLLLLHGANPKLKNCEGKSPLDSTLEWQSGAKSILSNFKDDAKTPVK, from the exons ATGATGATGGGTATTCTACGAGTACAAGAGCTG GTTTCTGGCAAAGAATCCGGAGATGTGCAGTATTCAGAGGGAGAATACGAGACATCCATCAACCAGGAGAAACAAGAGGACCTGAGATCTCACAAGGACAGCCTGGCTGACACCGATGCCCCCGTGAATTTAAAT GTAGACAAATTTGACCATCTGTGGTTAGAGACAATTGATGACCTCCAGATTATGCTGCAACTGAGGAAGtcgagaaagagagcaagaagaGTACAAGTTTGCAAGCCACCACCCGCACCCGAGACTGTG CCTTACTATGTGGATGAGGTGGACTTTTTCAAGGCCTGCGAAGAGAACAAACTGCCATTGATCGAGAGGTATCTGGAAAAATCAGGAGACGTCAATGCTTGTGACAAT TTCAGACGTacaggcctgcacagagcttGCACACAGGGACATGTGGATGTTGTGAAGAGGCTACTGGAGGCTGGAGCTTTAATTGAGAACAAAGACAAG CTGGATACCACTGCTGTCCATTGTGCCTGCCGGGGAGGAAGCATGCTTGTGTTAGAAGTGCTGCTCAACCACGATGGCAGCTTCTCTGCCAGGGATAAG CTACGCAGCACTCCCCTTCACGTTGCAGTGAGAACCGGACACTATGAATGCGCTGAACATCTCGTCCACTGTGGAGCGGACATCAATGCCAAAGACAGA GAAGGAGATACCCCCATGCACGATGCAGTAAGACTGAACAGATTCAAAATCATCCAACTACTTCTGCTTCATGGAGCCAATCCAAAACTCAAGAATTGC GAGGGAAAGTCACCATTGGATAGCACGCTGGAGTGGCAGAGTGGGGCTAAATCCATTCTCAGCAACTTCAAGGATGATGCAAAAACTCCAGTCAAGTAA
- the LOC139580916 gene encoding ribonuclease P protein subunit p30-like isoform X2, producing MAVFMDLNITYTTDKKRLQSVIETAAHLGYSTVAINYVVDLQQKKQEIGKPKCVLELFDTFPIVQGKSRPIKVLNRLTVVASDPSHFAACMTFDVDIICVAVTEKQPFFFKRSPVNGAIERGVFFEISYTPAIRDSTMRRYTIANAISLMETCKGKNVIVTSGAEKPLELRGPYDIANLGLLFGLSEGDGKAAISTNCRAVHLHGETRKTALGIVHTMKKDQPLTERQEEEHVPPSKRAKIETV from the exons ATGGCTGTGTTCATGGACTTGAATATTACCTACACAACCGACAAGAAACGACTTCAGAGTGTTATTGAAACAGCAGCACACC TTGGATATTCTACAGTTGCCATCAATTATGTGGTTGATTTGCAACAAAAGAAACAG GAAATTGGCAAACCGAAATGTGTTTTAGAGCTGTTTGATACATTTCCCATAGTGCAG GGTAAATCCAGACCAATCAAGGTGTTAAACCGATTGACAGTTGTGGCCTCAGACCCATCACACTTT GCAGCCTGCATGACATTTGATGTTGACATCATCTGTGTAGCAGTGACTGAAAAACAGCCCTTCTTTTTCAAGAGATCTCCAGTAAATGGG GCAATTGAAAGAGGTGTGTTCTTTGAGATAAGCTACACACCTGCTATTCGAGACTCCACCATGAGAAGATACACCATCGCAAATGCCATCAGTCTCATGGAGACGTGCAAAGGGAAG AATGTAATTGTGACCAGTGGGGCAGAAAAG CCCCTTGAGTTGAGAGGACCCTACGACATTGCCAACTT AGGCCTACTGTTTGGGCTGTCAGAAGGAGATGGCAAAGCTGCTATCTCAACCAACTGTCGAGCTGTCCACTTACATGGAG AAACAAGAAAGACTGCCTTGGGTATCGTACACACTATGAAGAAAGACCAGCCGTTGactgagagacaggaggaagagcATGTTCCACCGTCAAAGAGGGCTAAGATTGAGACTGTGTAA
- the LOC139580919 gene encoding ribonuclease P protein subunit p30-like, translated as MAVFMDFNISYTTDKKRLQSVIETAAHLGYSTVAINYVVDLEQNKQEIGKPKCVSELFDTFPIVQGKSRPIKVLNRLTVVASRAAHFKPLREYKAYDLVAAYPKTEKLFHAACMEFTIDIICVAATEKQPFFFKRSSVNGAIERGVFFEVSYTPAIRDSTMRRHTIANALNLMEACKGKNVIVTSGAEKPLELRGPYDIANLGLLFGLSEEDGKAAISTNCRAVHLHGEMRKTALGIVHSMKNEQPLTERWEKEDVPASKRAKIEMAQ; from the exons ATGGCTGTGTTCATGGACTTCAATATTAGCTACACAACCGACAAGAAGCGACTTCAGAGTGTTATTGAAACAGCAGCTCATC TTGGATACTCCACAGTTGCCATCAATTATGTGGTTGATTTGGAACAAAATAAGCAG GAAATTGGCAAACCGAAGTGTGTCTCCGAGCTGTTTGATACATTTCCCATAGTGCAG GGTAAATCCAGACCAATCAAGGTGTTGAACCGACTGACAGTTGTGGCCTCAAGGGCAGCACACTTT AAACCATTAAGAGAGTACAAAGCCTATGACTTAGTGGCTGCCTATCCTAAAACGGAGAAGTTGTTTCAT GCAGCCTGCATGGAATTTACTATTGACATCATCTGTGTAGCAGCGACAGAAAAACAGCCCTTTTTTTTCAAAAGATCTTCAGTCAATGGG GCAATTGAAAGGGGTGTGTTTTTTGAGGTAAGTTACACACCTGCAATCCGAGACTCCACCATGAGAAGACACACCATCGCAAATGCTCTAAATCTCATGGAGGCGTGCAAAGGCAAG aacGTAATTGTGACCAGTGGGGCAGAAAAG CCCCTTGAGTTGAGGGGACCCTATGACATTGCCAATTT GGGTCTACTGTTTGGCCTGTCAGAAGAAGATGGCAAAGCTGCGATCTCAACCAACTGTCGAGCTGTCCACTTACATGGAG AAATGAGAAAGACTGCCTTGGGGATAGTACACTCTATGAAGAATGAGCAGCCTTTGACTGAGAGATGGGAGAAAGAGGATGTTCCCGCATCAAAGAGGGCTAAGATTGAGATGGCGCAGTAG
- the LOC139580920 gene encoding polycomb group RING finger protein 5-B isoform X1 — protein sequence MTSPRKHLVKDFNHFITCYVCKGYLNKPTTVTECLHTFCKSCIVQHFEDSNDCPKCGIQVHETNPLEMLRLDNTLEEIIFKLVPGLREKEQQQEIEFWRSRKSKENGEEDGPRSKRSRLDADNDDGGDGDYHRSDPQIAICLDCLRNNSLVEENIVRGLMKKFIRCSTRVTVGTIKKFLSLKLKLPSSYELDVLCNGEIMGKDHTMEFIYMTRWRLRGETDYPMVLEYRPRIDFG from the exons ATGACCTCGCCGAGAAAGCACCTGGTCAAGGATTTCAACCACTTTATCACATGCTACGTGTGTAAAGGATACCTGAACAAGCCCACCACGGTGACAGAGTGCCTGCACACCT TTTGTAAAAGCTGCATCGTCCAACACTTTGAAGACAGCAACGACTGCCCCAAATGTGGCATCCAAGTCCATGAAACCAACCCTCTAGAGATGTTAAG GTTGGACAACACTTTAGAGGAAATCATTTTCAAACTCGTGCCTGGGCTGAGAGAAA AGGAACAACAGCAGGAGATTGAGTTCTGGAGGAGTCGAAAGTCGAAGGAGAACGGAGAAG AAGATGGCCCCCGATCAAAGAGGTCTAGGCTGGATGCCGATAATGATGATGGTGGAGATGGAGACTACCACAGGAGTGACCCTCAGATAGCCATCTGTCTGGATTGTCTACGCAACAACAGCCTGGTGGAAGAGAACATTGTTAGG GGCTTAATGAAGAAATTTATACGCTGCTCGACTCGAGTGACAGTCGGAACAATCAAGAAGTTTCTCAGCTTGAAGTTAAAGCTTCCAAGTTCTTATGAG CTAGACGTCCTATGCAACGGGGAGATCATGGGAAAAGACCACACCATGGAGTTCATCTACATGACGCGGTGGAGACTTCGCGGTGAAACC GACTACCCAATGGTACTAGAATATCGCCCACGGATAGACTTTGGTTGA
- the LOC139580920 gene encoding polycomb group RING finger protein 5-B isoform X2 — MTSPRKHLVKDFNHFITCYVCKGYLNKPTTVTECLHTFCKSCIVQHFEDSNDCPKCGIQVHETNPLEMLRLDNTLEEIIFKLVPGLREKEQQQEIEFWRSRKSKENGEDGPRSKRSRLDADNDDGGDGDYHRSDPQIAICLDCLRNNSLVEENIVRGLMKKFIRCSTRVTVGTIKKFLSLKLKLPSSYELDVLCNGEIMGKDHTMEFIYMTRWRLRGETDYPMVLEYRPRIDFG, encoded by the exons ATGACCTCGCCGAGAAAGCACCTGGTCAAGGATTTCAACCACTTTATCACATGCTACGTGTGTAAAGGATACCTGAACAAGCCCACCACGGTGACAGAGTGCCTGCACACCT TTTGTAAAAGCTGCATCGTCCAACACTTTGAAGACAGCAACGACTGCCCCAAATGTGGCATCCAAGTCCATGAAACCAACCCTCTAGAGATGTTAAG GTTGGACAACACTTTAGAGGAAATCATTTTCAAACTCGTGCCTGGGCTGAGAGAAA AGGAACAACAGCAGGAGATTGAGTTCTGGAGGAGTCGAAAGTCGAAGGAGAACGGAGAAG ATGGCCCCCGATCAAAGAGGTCTAGGCTGGATGCCGATAATGATGATGGTGGAGATGGAGACTACCACAGGAGTGACCCTCAGATAGCCATCTGTCTGGATTGTCTACGCAACAACAGCCTGGTGGAAGAGAACATTGTTAGG GGCTTAATGAAGAAATTTATACGCTGCTCGACTCGAGTGACAGTCGGAACAATCAAGAAGTTTCTCAGCTTGAAGTTAAAGCTTCCAAGTTCTTATGAG CTAGACGTCCTATGCAACGGGGAGATCATGGGAAAAGACCACACCATGGAGTTCATCTACATGACGCGGTGGAGACTTCGCGGTGAAACC GACTACCCAATGGTACTAGAATATCGCCCACGGATAGACTTTGGTTGA
- the LOC139580916 gene encoding ribonuclease P protein subunit p30-like isoform X1: MAVFMDLNITYTTDKKRLQSVIETAAHLGYSTVAINYVVDLQQKKQEIGKPKCVLELFDTFPIVQGKSRPIKVLNRLTVVASDPSHFRPNAEYKAYDLVAVYPKTEKLFHAACMTFDVDIICVAVTEKQPFFFKRSPVNGAIERGVFFEISYTPAIRDSTMRRYTIANAISLMETCKGKNVIVTSGAEKPLELRGPYDIANLGLLFGLSEGDGKAAISTNCRAVHLHGETRKTALGIVHTMKKDQPLTERQEEEHVPPSKRAKIETV, encoded by the exons ATGGCTGTGTTCATGGACTTGAATATTACCTACACAACCGACAAGAAACGACTTCAGAGTGTTATTGAAACAGCAGCACACC TTGGATATTCTACAGTTGCCATCAATTATGTGGTTGATTTGCAACAAAAGAAACAG GAAATTGGCAAACCGAAATGTGTTTTAGAGCTGTTTGATACATTTCCCATAGTGCAG GGTAAATCCAGACCAATCAAGGTGTTAAACCGATTGACAGTTGTGGCCTCAGACCCATCACACTTT AGACCAAATGCAGAGTACAAAGCCTATGACTTAGTGGCTGTCTATCCTAAAACAGAGAAGTTGTTTCAT GCAGCCTGCATGACATTTGATGTTGACATCATCTGTGTAGCAGTGACTGAAAAACAGCCCTTCTTTTTCAAGAGATCTCCAGTAAATGGG GCAATTGAAAGAGGTGTGTTCTTTGAGATAAGCTACACACCTGCTATTCGAGACTCCACCATGAGAAGATACACCATCGCAAATGCCATCAGTCTCATGGAGACGTGCAAAGGGAAG AATGTAATTGTGACCAGTGGGGCAGAAAAG CCCCTTGAGTTGAGAGGACCCTACGACATTGCCAACTT AGGCCTACTGTTTGGGCTGTCAGAAGGAGATGGCAAAGCTGCTATCTCAACCAACTGTCGAGCTGTCCACTTACATGGAG AAACAAGAAAGACTGCCTTGGGTATCGTACACACTATGAAGAAAGACCAGCCGTTGactgagagacaggaggaagagcATGTTCCACCGTCAAAGAGGGCTAAGATTGAGACTGTGTAA